The following are from one region of the Sphingomonas oryzagri genome:
- a CDS encoding Xaa-Pro dipeptidase, whose product MLLGQAAQAATVVVHAGHLIDPEQGRVLVDQAITVTDGRVTAVGPWKGAPAGGTVVDWSGYTVLPGLIDCHTHISDGFTEGDPIEALKHTPQEVALKGAETARTMLRAGFTSVRDVGVYRGLTDVALRDAIEQGEVPGPRMLVAGAYITIPGGGGAVTGAAPDVVLPADMQYGYVRNADEARTKVDFLFQHGADFIKLIATGAVLAIGSEPGALELTPEEMQAACDEAKLHGSYCIAHAHGAEGIKAAIRAGVRSIEHASLIDDEGIAMAKKAGVWLDMDIYDGDWIEEEGTKQGWPAEYLAKNRATTDEQREGFAKAVRAGVKLSFGTDAGVYPFGLGARQFAYMVRYGMTPMQAIQAATTVSADLLRRSKDVGALSPGHYGDMIAVAGDPLKDIRLLEQVRGVIKGGEVMKVP is encoded by the coding sequence TTGCTGCTGGGGCAGGCGGCGCAGGCGGCCACCGTCGTCGTCCATGCCGGGCATCTGATCGATCCCGAGCAGGGGCGCGTGCTCGTCGACCAGGCGATCACCGTCACCGACGGGCGGGTGACGGCGGTCGGCCCATGGAAGGGCGCGCCGGCGGGCGGCACGGTGGTCGACTGGTCGGGCTATACCGTGCTGCCCGGCCTGATTGACTGCCACACCCACATATCGGACGGTTTCACCGAGGGCGATCCGATCGAGGCGCTCAAGCACACCCCGCAGGAGGTGGCGCTGAAGGGGGCGGAGACCGCGCGCACGATGCTGCGCGCGGGCTTCACCAGCGTGCGCGACGTCGGCGTCTATCGCGGCCTCACCGATGTGGCGCTGCGCGATGCGATCGAGCAGGGCGAAGTGCCGGGGCCGCGTATGCTGGTGGCGGGCGCCTACATCACCATTCCGGGCGGCGGCGGCGCGGTGACGGGGGCCGCGCCCGACGTCGTGCTGCCCGCCGACATGCAGTACGGCTATGTCCGCAACGCCGACGAGGCGCGGACGAAGGTGGACTTCCTGTTCCAGCACGGCGCCGACTTCATCAAGCTGATCGCCACCGGCGCGGTGCTGGCGATCGGATCCGAGCCGGGCGCGCTGGAGTTGACGCCCGAGGAGATGCAGGCCGCCTGCGACGAGGCGAAGCTCCACGGCAGCTATTGCATCGCCCATGCCCATGGTGCGGAGGGGATCAAGGCGGCGATCCGCGCGGGGGTGCGATCGATCGAACATGCCTCGCTGATCGACGACGAGGGCATCGCCATGGCGAAGAAGGCCGGCGTCTGGCTCGACATGGACATCTACGACGGCGACTGGATCGAGGAGGAGGGTACGAAGCAGGGCTGGCCCGCCGAATATCTCGCCAAGAACCGCGCCACCACCGACGAGCAGCGCGAAGGCTTCGCCAAGGCGGTGAGAGCGGGTGTGAAATTGAGTTTCGGCACCGATGCGGGCGTCTACCCCTTCGGCCTCGGCGCGCGGCAGTTCGCCTATATGGTCCGCTACGGGATGACGCCGATGCAGGCGATCCAGGCGGCGACCACCGTCTCCGCCGATCTGCTGCGCCGATCGAAGGATGTCGGCGCGCTCAGCCCCGGCCATTATGGCGACATGATCGCGGTGGCGGGCGATCCGCTGAAGGACATCCGGCTGCTGGAACAGGTGCGAGGCGTGATCAAAGGCGGCGAGGTGATGAAGGTGCCGTGA
- a CDS encoding TonB-dependent receptor: MFIRKPVPALLLASTALAALSAPVAAQTAPTPAAAPLPPENGEIIVTAQKRSENIQKVPISIQAITAEKLDQLNIANFNDYTKSLPSVTFQTSQPGVTTVYIRGVASGGDGNHSGSLPSVGTYLDEQPITTIGGTLDVHIYDMARIEALSGPQGTLYGASSESGTIRLITNKPDTSKFYGAIDVEGNTVAHGSQGGKVEGFVNAPINDRMAVRIVGFYEHDAGYIDNIPGTRTFIGQKDDASPGYTGGVAPGGQDQGVPAGYDPGITINNKDFVKKNYNDVDVFGGRGALKVDLNDNWTATATVFGQDQKNHGSFGYDPNLPGLSVQHFLPEYNHDRYVQGALTIEGKIGNWDLTYTGAYLWRKINSSSDYTDYATQYDHDLYAAQGGLANYFYFQDNAGNTINPIQRIVGKDSFNKVSQELRISSPQSNPLRITGGLFYQRQEHHIIQDYQVTGLADDLSVNGHPGTLWLTDQNRIDKDYAVFGEAAYDITHSLTLTGGLRYYKYDNSLIGFFGFGLNPNYTIGGGAATNAAGSSRTGVPGCFTTDGGTVIVRDAEGNQIAVNRDFAPAAQGLGPCTNLGVYNSDGSISPKRTKDDGFIHRLNLTWKFAPDKMVYATWSRGFRPGGINRRADLQPYQPDFLTNYEVGFKTSWADHTVRWNAAFFWQDWKHFQYSFLGQNSFTEIHNGPNARIKGIETDFTLVPTPGLTFTTTAAYTDGKLRSNLCAVDDPTYTCAEDGNSIVAPKGTRLPVAPKYKLNTVGRYEFAVGDDMKAHIQGAITFQSKASSALRLGAVDDPVPTLRDFTLVDLATGLEWKKMSAELFVTNLFDVKADISTFQECGSCSYTNYYVIQPPRTVGARLGYKF, encoded by the coding sequence ATGTTTATTCGTAAGCCGGTTCCGGCTTTGCTTCTTGCGTCCACCGCTCTGGCGGCGCTGTCGGCGCCGGTTGCCGCGCAGACCGCGCCGACGCCTGCCGCGGCACCCCTGCCGCCGGAGAATGGCGAGATCATCGTGACCGCGCAGAAGCGCTCCGAGAATATCCAGAAGGTGCCGATCAGCATCCAGGCGATCACCGCCGAGAAGCTCGACCAGCTCAACATCGCCAATTTCAACGATTACACCAAGTCGCTGCCCAGCGTCACCTTCCAGACCAGCCAGCCGGGCGTCACCACCGTCTATATCCGCGGCGTCGCCTCGGGCGGCGACGGCAACCATTCCGGCTCGCTGCCGTCGGTCGGCACCTATCTGGACGAGCAGCCGATCACCACGATCGGCGGCACGCTGGACGTCCATATCTACGACATGGCGCGTATCGAGGCGCTGTCGGGGCCGCAGGGCACGCTGTACGGCGCGTCGTCGGAATCGGGCACCATCCGCCTGATCACCAACAAGCCCGACACCTCCAAATTCTACGGCGCGATCGACGTCGAGGGGAACACCGTCGCGCATGGCAGCCAGGGCGGCAAGGTCGAGGGTTTCGTCAACGCCCCGATCAACGATCGCATGGCGGTGCGCATCGTCGGCTTCTACGAGCATGACGCCGGCTATATCGACAACATTCCCGGCACGCGGACCTTCATCGGCCAGAAAGACGATGCCAGCCCCGGCTATACGGGCGGCGTCGCGCCGGGCGGGCAGGACCAGGGCGTGCCGGCCGGCTACGATCCCGGCATCACGATCAACAACAAGGATTTCGTGAAGAAGAACTACAACGACGTGGACGTCTTCGGCGGCCGCGGCGCGTTGAAGGTCGACCTCAACGACAACTGGACCGCGACGGCGACCGTCTTCGGGCAGGACCAGAAGAACCACGGCTCGTTCGGCTACGATCCGAACCTGCCGGGCCTGTCGGTGCAGCACTTCCTGCCCGAATATAACCACGATCGCTACGTGCAGGGTGCGCTCACCATCGAGGGCAAGATCGGCAACTGGGATCTGACCTATACGGGCGCCTATCTGTGGCGGAAGATCAACTCGTCGAGCGACTATACCGATTACGCCACGCAATATGATCATGATCTCTATGCGGCGCAGGGTGGCCTCGCCAACTATTTCTATTTTCAGGACAATGCCGGAAACACGATCAATCCGATCCAGCGGATCGTCGGCAAGGACAGCTTCAACAAGGTCAGCCAGGAACTGCGCATCTCGTCCCCGCAGAGCAATCCGCTGCGCATCACGGGCGGCCTGTTCTACCAGCGCCAGGAACATCACATCATTCAGGATTATCAGGTGACCGGCCTCGCCGACGACCTTTCGGTCAACGGCCACCCCGGCACGCTGTGGCTCACCGACCAGAACCGCATCGACAAGGATTATGCGGTGTTCGGCGAGGCCGCATACGACATCACCCACAGCCTGACGCTGACCGGCGGCCTGCGTTACTACAAGTACGACAACTCGCTGATCGGCTTCTTCGGCTTCGGCCTGAACCCGAATTACACGATCGGCGGCGGTGCCGCGACCAATGCCGCCGGCAGCTCGCGGACCGGCGTGCCCGGTTGCTTCACCACCGATGGCGGCACCGTCATCGTACGTGACGCGGAGGGCAACCAGATCGCGGTGAACCGGGACTTCGCGCCTGCTGCGCAGGGCCTTGGCCCCTGCACCAACCTCGGCGTCTACAATTCGGACGGCTCGATCAGCCCCAAGCGGACCAAGGATGACGGCTTCATCCACCGCCTGAACCTCACCTGGAAATTCGCGCCGGACAAGATGGTCTACGCCACCTGGTCGCGCGGCTTCCGCCCAGGCGGCATCAATCGCCGTGCCGATCTGCAGCCCTATCAGCCGGATTTCCTGACCAACTACGAAGTCGGCTTCAAGACAAGCTGGGCGGACCATACCGTGCGCTGGAACGCGGCCTTCTTCTGGCAGGACTGGAAGCATTTCCAGTACAGCTTCCTCGGCCAGAACAGCTTCACCGAAATCCACAACGGCCCGAACGCGCGGATCAAGGGCATCGAGACCGATTTCACCCTGGTGCCGACGCCGGGCCTGACCTTTACGACGACGGCCGCCTATACCGATGGCAAGCTGCGGTCGAACCTCTGCGCGGTCGACGACCCGACCTATACCTGCGCTGAGGATGGCAACAGCATCGTCGCGCCCAAGGGCACCCGCCTGCCGGTCGCGCCGAAATACAAGCTCAACACCGTCGGCCGCTACGAATTCGCGGTGGGCGACGACATGAAGGCGCATATCCAGGGCGCGATCACCTTCCAGAGCAAGGCAAGCTCGGCGCTGCGTCTCGGCGCGGTGGACGATCCGGTGCCGACGCTCAGGGATTTCACCCTGGTCGATCTCGCCACCGGGCTTGAGTGGAAGAAGATGTCGGCGGAGCTGTTCGTCACCAACCTGTTCGACGTGAAGGCGGATATCTCCACCTTCCAGGAGTGCGGTTCCTGCTCCTACACCAACTATTACGTGATCCAGCCGCCGCGCACGGTCGGCGCGCGCCTGGGTTACAAGTTCTGA
- a CDS encoding response regulator yields the protein MADLKPILLVEDSPKDVELTLAALEQCQLANAVIVVRDGAEALDYLFARGAYENRSTGDPAVVLLDLKLPKVDGLQVLEQIKADAHLKGTPVVMLTSSREERDLVRSYSLGVNAFVVKPVGFEQFFEAIRDLGMFWAVLNEPPPRGSAPRP from the coding sequence ATGGCCGATCTGAAACCGATCCTCCTTGTCGAGGACAGCCCCAAGGATGTCGAGCTGACGCTCGCCGCGCTGGAGCAGTGCCAGCTCGCCAACGCGGTGATCGTGGTGCGCGACGGGGCGGAGGCGCTGGATTATCTCTTCGCGCGCGGCGCCTACGAGAATCGTTCGACGGGTGATCCGGCGGTGGTGCTGCTCGATCTCAAGCTGCCCAAGGTCGACGGGCTGCAGGTGCTCGAACAGATCAAGGCGGACGCGCACCTGAAGGGCACGCCGGTGGTGATGCTCACCTCGTCCCGCGAGGAGCGCGATCTGGTGCGCAGCTACTCGCTGGGGGTGAATGCCTTCGTGGTGAAGCCGGTGGGCTTCGAGCAGTTCTTCGAGGCGATCCGCGATCTCGGCATGTTCTGGGCGGTGCTCAACGAGCCGCCGCCCCGCGGGAGCGCGCCCCGCCCGTGA
- a CDS encoding ATP-binding protein codes for MTEAPAAITDLDLAACEREPIHVPGSIQPHGALFVIDGAGVVRKAAIGALAEGLVEGDPIGRDLADLLPEEARKTIAALDSRLVAGRGPEHLCFLRTAAGAFHFVAHRSGNDIIVELERALGDEPGSFDEVYPDVRAFLDAVQRTEGVQALAELAAREVRRITGLDRALIYRFDAEWNGAVIAEDNGGRLPVYLDLRWPASDIPAQARELYRINRLRLIADADYEPAPIGPDGGDVDLTYSVLRSVSPVHLEYMRNMETMASMSISLLSGDRLWGLISCHHLDPVRVPYHVRAACEFIGQVVSMQIAAHEASALAMRRDALRGVHIRLLAHMAAEDHFIDGLLSHPNDLMALTGADGAAVVAGGRCTRLGETPAETDILALVEWLSGQDREDVFVTDSLAAEWTGGERMKDLGSGVIAMSISQVHDSYLIWFRPELVRTVSWGGDPAKRAELGPDGLRLHPRKSFEIWQETVQLHARPWQEAELDASAELRVAIVDIVLRRAEEMAALSERLAAINKELEAFSYSVSHDLRAPFRHIVGYAQLLKKFEGERLSERGDRYIETIIESAISAGRLVDDLLSYSQMGRSTITPVSIDVGAMIREAQTNLTVEGERHRIEWHVGDLMAVRADPVMVRLVVQNLLENALKFSREREPAVIEVGAEVKEGDVITWVRDNGAGFDMAYVDKLFGVFQRLHREEEFEGTGIGLANVKRIVERHGGRVWAEGEPDRGATFFFALPAA; via the coding sequence ATGACCGAAGCGCCGGCCGCCATTACCGACCTCGATCTGGCCGCGTGTGAACGCGAGCCGATCCATGTACCCGGCAGCATCCAGCCGCATGGCGCGCTGTTCGTGATCGACGGCGCGGGTGTGGTGCGCAAGGCGGCGATCGGTGCGCTGGCCGAAGGGCTGGTCGAGGGCGATCCGATCGGTCGCGATCTTGCCGACCTCCTGCCGGAAGAGGCGCGCAAGACGATCGCTGCCCTCGACAGCCGGCTCGTCGCGGGGCGTGGGCCGGAGCATCTCTGCTTTCTGCGCACCGCCGCCGGTGCCTTCCACTTCGTCGCGCACCGATCGGGCAACGACATCATCGTCGAGCTGGAGCGCGCGCTGGGCGACGAGCCGGGCAGCTTCGACGAGGTCTATCCCGACGTCCGCGCCTTCCTCGACGCCGTGCAGCGGACGGAGGGCGTCCAGGCGCTCGCCGAACTCGCGGCGCGGGAGGTGCGGCGGATCACGGGTCTCGATCGTGCGCTGATCTACCGCTTCGATGCCGAATGGAACGGCGCCGTGATCGCCGAGGACAATGGCGGGCGGCTGCCCGTCTATCTCGATCTGCGCTGGCCGGCTTCCGACATCCCCGCGCAGGCGCGCGAGCTTTACAGGATCAACCGCCTGCGCCTGATCGCGGACGCCGATTACGAGCCTGCGCCGATCGGGCCGGACGGCGGCGACGTGGACCTGACCTACTCGGTGCTGCGCAGCGTCTCGCCGGTCCATCTCGAATATATGCGCAACATGGAGACGATGGCCTCCATGTCGATCTCCTTGCTGTCGGGCGATCGGCTTTGGGGCCTGATCTCCTGCCATCATCTCGATCCGGTGCGCGTGCCCTATCACGTTCGCGCGGCGTGCGAGTTCATCGGGCAGGTCGTCTCGATGCAGATCGCCGCGCACGAGGCTTCCGCGCTCGCGATGCGGCGCGATGCGCTGCGCGGCGTCCATATCCGGCTGCTCGCGCACATGGCGGCCGAGGATCATTTCATCGACGGGCTGCTCAGCCATCCCAATGACCTGATGGCGCTGACCGGCGCGGACGGCGCGGCGGTGGTGGCGGGCGGGCGCTGCACCCGGCTGGGCGAGACGCCGGCAGAGACGGATATTCTGGCGCTGGTCGAATGGCTCTCCGGACAGGACCGCGAGGACGTGTTTGTCACCGACAGCCTCGCCGCCGAATGGACCGGGGGCGAGCGGATGAAGGATTTGGGATCGGGCGTGATCGCCATGTCGATCAGCCAGGTCCATGACAGCTACCTGATCTGGTTCCGGCCCGAGCTGGTCCGCACCGTGTCGTGGGGCGGGGACCCTGCCAAGCGTGCCGAGCTGGGGCCGGACGGCCTGCGCCTCCACCCGCGCAAGTCCTTCGAGATCTGGCAGGAGACCGTCCAGCTCCATGCGCGGCCGTGGCAGGAGGCGGAGCTGGACGCTTCGGCGGAACTGCGCGTCGCGATCGTCGACATCGTGCTGCGCCGCGCCGAGGAGATGGCGGCGCTGTCCGAACGGCTGGCGGCGATCAACAAGGAGCTGGAGGCGTTCAGCTACTCGGTCAGCCACGATTTGCGCGCGCCGTTCCGCCACATCGTCGGCTATGCGCAATTGCTCAAGAAGTTCGAGGGCGAGCGCCTGTCCGAACGCGGCGACCGCTATATCGAGACGATCATCGAAAGCGCGATCTCGGCCGGCCGGCTGGTCGACGATCTGCTGAGCTATTCGCAGATGGGCCGATCGACGATCACGCCGGTGTCGATCGATGTCGGCGCGATGATCCGCGAGGCGCAGACCAACCTGACGGTCGAGGGCGAGCGCCACCGCATCGAATGGCACGTCGGCGATCTCATGGCGGTGCGCGCCGATCCGGTGATGGTGCGGCTCGTCGTGCAGAACCTGCTGGAAAACGCTCTGAAATTCTCGCGCGAACGGGAGCCGGCCGTGATAGAGGTCGGTGCGGAGGTGAAAGAAGGCGACGTGATCACCTGGGTGCGGGACAATGGCGCGGGCTTCGACATGGCCTATGTCGACAAGCTGTTCGGCGTGTTCCAGCGGCTCCACCGCGAGGAGGAGTTCGAGGGGACCGGCATCGGCCTCGCCAACGTGAAGCGCATCGTCGAGCGCCATGGCGGGCGCGTCTGGGCGGAAGGCGAGCCGGACAGGGGGGCGACCTTCTTCTTCGCCCTGCCGGCGGCATAG
- a CDS encoding response regulator produces the protein MNAAPIRILHLEDDAHDAELVREFLAAEGVEAAIDRVWTRADFVTALQQGYDLILADHKLPGFDGEQALELAHGRAPSVPFIFVSGTLGEDVAVEALRNGATDYVTKLRLERLPAVVERALEERRLRIERRAAEETLRLATIASQVGTWDYDPVHDVLQWDDQCRALFGLPPGAPVSYEGAFLAGIHPDDRAMADAAVRVALKPGGTGGYDIEYRTIGLEDGIERWIVAKGRGQFDDGKAVRFVGTVMDITDRKRAYAAVAASEAALRAESHALEILNQVSREIAAELDLERLVQTVVDAGVELTGAEFGAFFYNMVDQSGENYMLYSLSGAERTAFENFPMVRKTPLFAPTFGGEGVIRLDDVLADPRYGQNAPHTGMPEGHLPVRSYLAVPVVLRSGEVVGALFFGHAAPGRFAQRTERLISGLAAQAAVGIENARLFQSAQRLNQTLEEQVAVRTAERDRIWQVSDDLLGVADADGVWLSINPAWTRVLGWEADEVIGRTSEWLEHPEDRAKTRNEVAQLGEGIVTTHFENRFRTRAGDYRALSWRAVPEDGRIYCVARDITAQVEQAEALVEAEEGLRQSQKMETLGQLTGSVAHDFNNLLQIVMGNLDMLRRHLPDDPPRLRRSADNAFAGAERAATLTQRLLAFARRQPLAPKPVSPNALVAGMSDLLHRTLGEMVTVRTEPADEDWLIEVDDNQLESALLNLSVNARDAMPSGGTLTLAIRNLSLAEPIRGQSEVPAGDHVVIAVSDTGEGMAPEVVARVFEPFFTTKEVGKGTGLGLSMVYGFVKQSGGHVHIASVEGEGTEVRIYLPRLLISRTAAAETVEPADARRGGDETILVCEDDEGVRANSVESLRELGYDVLEAGDAREALAVLQGRCGKIDLLFTDVVLPGGMTGSDLAVQARVSCPDLRVLFTTGYARDAIVHHGRLDAGVQLLPKPFAFDDLAAKVREMLDG, from the coding sequence GTGAACGCAGCGCCGATCCGCATCCTGCATCTGGAAGACGACGCCCACGATGCCGAACTGGTGCGCGAATTCCTCGCCGCCGAGGGGGTGGAAGCGGCGATCGATCGCGTGTGGACGCGTGCCGACTTCGTCACCGCGCTCCAGCAGGGTTACGACCTGATCCTTGCCGATCACAAGCTGCCGGGCTTCGACGGCGAGCAGGCGCTGGAACTGGCTCATGGCCGCGCGCCGAGCGTGCCGTTCATTTTCGTTTCCGGTACACTGGGCGAGGATGTCGCGGTCGAGGCGCTGAGGAACGGTGCCACCGATTACGTGACCAAGCTGCGGCTGGAGCGCCTGCCCGCCGTCGTCGAACGCGCGCTGGAGGAACGGCGGCTGCGCATCGAACGTCGCGCCGCCGAAGAGACGCTGCGGCTCGCTACCATCGCCTCGCAGGTCGGCACCTGGGACTACGATCCGGTGCATGATGTCCTCCAGTGGGACGACCAGTGTCGCGCGCTGTTCGGCCTGCCGCCTGGCGCACCCGTGAGCTACGAGGGCGCCTTCCTGGCCGGTATTCATCCCGACGATCGCGCGATGGCGGATGCCGCCGTGCGGGTCGCGCTGAAGCCCGGCGGCACCGGTGGTTACGACATCGAATATCGCACCATCGGGCTTGAAGACGGAATCGAGCGCTGGATCGTCGCCAAGGGGCGCGGCCAGTTCGACGACGGCAAGGCGGTGCGCTTCGTCGGTACGGTGATGGACATCACCGATCGCAAGCGCGCCTACGCCGCCGTCGCAGCGTCCGAGGCAGCGCTGCGGGCGGAGAGCCATGCGCTGGAGATCCTGAATCAGGTCTCGCGCGAGATCGCGGCCGAACTCGATCTGGAGCGGCTGGTGCAGACCGTCGTGGATGCCGGCGTCGAGCTGACCGGGGCCGAATTCGGCGCCTTCTTCTACAACATGGTCGATCAGAGCGGCGAGAATTACATGCTCTATTCGCTGTCCGGCGCGGAGCGGACGGCGTTCGAGAATTTCCCGATGGTGCGCAAGACGCCGCTGTTCGCGCCGACCTTCGGCGGCGAGGGCGTGATCCGGCTGGACGACGTGCTCGCCGATCCGCGCTACGGCCAGAACGCGCCGCACACGGGGATGCCTGAGGGGCATCTGCCGGTGCGATCCTATCTCGCCGTGCCGGTGGTGCTGCGATCCGGCGAAGTGGTCGGCGCGCTGTTCTTCGGCCATGCCGCGCCCGGCCGTTTCGCCCAGCGCACCGAGCGGCTGATTTCCGGCCTCGCCGCGCAGGCGGCGGTGGGCATCGAGAATGCGCGGCTGTTCCAGTCCGCCCAGCGGCTCAATCAGACGCTGGAGGAGCAGGTCGCGGTGCGCACCGCCGAGCGCGACCGGATCTGGCAGGTGTCGGACGATCTGCTTGGCGTTGCCGATGCCGACGGCGTGTGGCTCAGCATCAATCCGGCGTGGACGCGGGTGCTCGGCTGGGAGGCGGACGAGGTGATCGGCCGCACGTCCGAATGGCTGGAGCATCCCGAGGATCGCGCCAAGACCCGCAATGAGGTCGCGCAGCTCGGCGAGGGCATCGTGACCACCCATTTCGAGAACCGCTTCCGCACCCGCGCCGGCGATTATCGCGCGCTGAGCTGGCGTGCCGTGCCGGAAGACGGCCGCATCTATTGCGTCGCCCGCGACATCACTGCGCAGGTCGAGCAGGCCGAGGCGCTGGTGGAGGCGGAGGAGGGGCTGCGCCAGTCCCAGAAGATGGAGACGCTCGGCCAGCTGACCGGCAGCGTCGCGCACGATTTCAACAACCTGCTCCAGATCGTGATGGGCAATCTGGACATGCTGCGCCGGCACCTGCCCGACGATCCGCCGCGCCTGCGCCGCTCCGCCGACAACGCCTTCGCAGGCGCCGAGCGCGCGGCGACGCTGACCCAGCGCCTGCTCGCCTTTGCGCGCCGCCAGCCGCTGGCACCCAAGCCCGTCTCGCCCAATGCGCTCGTCGCGGGAATGAGCGATCTGCTTCATCGCACGCTGGGCGAGATGGTGACGGTGCGCACCGAGCCGGCCGACGAGGACTGGCTGATCGAGGTGGACGACAACCAGCTCGAAAGCGCGCTGCTCAATCTTTCGGTGAACGCGCGCGATGCGATGCCGTCGGGCGGCACGCTGACGCTGGCGATCCGCAACCTGTCGCTCGCCGAACCGATCCGCGGGCAGAGCGAGGTGCCGGCGGGCGACCATGTGGTGATCGCCGTGTCGGATACCGGCGAGGGCATGGCGCCCGAGGTGGTGGCGCGCGTGTTCGAGCCGTTCTTCACCACCAAGGAGGTGGGCAAGGGCACCGGTCTCGGCCTCTCGATGGTCTATGGTTTCGTCAAGCAATCGGGCGGCCATGTCCACATCGCGTCGGTGGAGGGCGAGGGCACCGAGGTGCGCATCTACCTGCCGCGTCTGCTCATCTCGCGCACGGCGGCGGCCGAGACGGTGGAGCCGGCCGACGCCCGGCGCGGTGGCGACGAGACGATCCTCGTCTGCGAGGATGACGAGGGCGTGCGCGCCAATTCGGTCGAGAGCCTGCGCGAACTCGGCTACGACGTGCTGGAGGCGGGCGATGCGCGCGAGGCGCTGGCGGTGCTACAGGGGCGCTGCGGCAAGATCGACCTGCTGTTCACCGACGTGGTGCTGCCCGGCGGGATGACCGGATCGGACCTCGCGGTGCAGGCGCGTGTGAGTTGCCCGGACCTGCGAGTGCTGTTCACCACCGGCTATGCCCGCGACGCGATCGTCCACCACGGCCGGCTCGACGCGGGCGTGCAGCTGCTGCCCAAGCCCTTCGCCTTCGACGATCTGGCGGCGAAGGTGCGAGAGATGCTGGACGGCTGA